In Candidatus Margulisiibacteriota bacterium, the genomic stretch TGGGGCCCCTCCCCCTTTTTTCGCGCTCTCTTTCAAATAAGTAACCCCGACCTTCATTTCCTTAGGGAACTGGGATGGGGCTTCTTGCAGAACGGCAATAATATTGTGTTTGTAGGAAATGAAAATAGTTGAGGTCGGGCCAACGACCATGCCGAACAATATCTGGCCGGTTTTATAGCTGATCGTATAATCAAGGTCGCGGACAAACAATTTGCCGTCAACTACGACCCGTTCACTTTCCGGGACGATCTCGGGATAGCGGGTATTATAAGGGCCGCGGCTGCCGATTCCGGGGATCGATTCGCTCTCGATGGAGGTTTGATAATATCGGTATTCAACGGTCAGCGCCTCCTCGGTTGAGGGAAGAAACCTGGTTAAAAGCTTGATCTCACCGGAATCGTAGCGAACGATATAATCTTCGTTCTTGATCAGCTTGGTCCCCATAAAGGTCAGGGTCTCGCTGAATTTTATAAGCGGAAAATTGTTCAAACGATACTGGCCTGAGGCCTCGTTTTCCTGTACATAGGCGTCCAACGAACCGATCGTTGGAAAGGTTTCCCTGACCGAGGTGACCAGAGGTTCCGGCTTTGGCTCAGGTTTGCCGATCTTTTCCGGATCAACGGTAAAGCGGGATTGCCAGCCAAAGAAATCACGGCGGGAAAGGGAAGGGAAAAACATATCAATTATATTGGTGTACTCATAGCTGTATTTGAACTCATCGGTCTGGCTCAGCTGGCGGGTAAAAGTAATTTTACCTTCAAAATAATCGATAGTGTAATCGGCGTTGCGGACCATTACATTGTTGTTTAAAAGGACGACTTCGGATCCCTCGACGATCCCCCCATGCCCCAAATTGTACGGGCCGGGGGTGTTATTCCCTTTTTGCGAGGTCAGGGCCTGGGTTTGGCTTTTCAATTTTGCGGAAGGGACGACGGTAACATCGTACCAGGTGTCTTTTGAGGTTAGCATGACCCCGTTCAAGGTTTTTGAGGCTGAAACAAACTCGTTGCCGGAGAAAGAGGCATTAATATCGCCAAAAGAAAGCTCGGTATTGTAGTATTTAACCTTAACATCAAAACGTTCGGGAGATTCCGGCTGCTGCTCCAGGTCGTAGCTAACGGAGAGGTCTTGAGAGAGCTGGCCAAGGATCCGCAACTGCAGGCGTTCCTGCCAGGGACCCCCGCTGTAGGTTGGATAGAAACCTCCTAACTGGGAGAGGGCGTTAAAGTACTGCTTGTCCGGAGAGACAGAGACGTTCTTGGTCTCGTATTTTTTATATCCGGAAATATCTATCTGCGGGTAGGTTTCAGACTGCGCCCAGGCCGGGGCCATAGTAAACCACAGCGCCGCCGACAGCACGATCAGAGCCCTAGTTGTGGCTTTAGCTTTTAACATCAAATGTGTTTTTTTAGGGAACGAACTTTTTAACGATCAGGGTCGCGTTATGGCCGCCAAACCCGAAGGATTCGGAAAGGGCGGTATTAATGGTCATTTTTCTTGCCTGATTAGGGACATAATCAAGGTCGCAATCGGGATCAGGGTTTTCATAATTAACAGTGGGTGGCGCCAAATCGTTCTGCGTTGAAAGGACCGTGGCAACAAATTCGACCGCGCCGGAAGCGCCAAGCAAATGGCCGATCATCGATTTGTTCGAACTGATCGCCAGTTTCATGGCATGCTTGCCAAATGCGGTCTTGATCGCCATGGTTTCGTATTTATCGTTCAGTTCAGTGGAGGTCCCGTGGGCGTTAATATAATCGATTTGATCAGGGTGAATATTCGCGTCCTTGAGCGCGGCCATGATCGCCCTGGCAGCCCCCTCCCCGCCCGGTGCGGGGGCGGTGATATGGTTGGCGTCGCCGCTCATGCCGTAACCGATGACCTCGGCATAGATCTTGGCGCCGCGCGCTTGAGCGTTTTCAAGAGACTCCAAAACAACCACGCCGGACCCTTCTCCCATAACAAACCCGCTCCGTTCTTTGTCGAAAGGACGGCTCGCTTTTTGCGGTTCATCATTGCGCGGGCAAAGCGCTCCCGCGGCGGTAAAACTGGCCAGGCCAAGTGGGGTGATCGAGGCTTCGCTCCCGCCGGCGAGCATCGCCTTGGCCGCTCCCCGCTCGATGCATTTGTAGGCTTCACCTATGCTGTTGGTCCCGGAAGCGCAGGCGGTAACAACGCAGGAGTTTGGTCCCTTTGCCCCCAAGACAATAGAGCTGTAGCCGGCTGCCATGTCGGCGATCATAAAGGGGACAGTGAAAGGAGAGATCCGGCTTGGCCCTTTTTCATGAAGCGTTCGGGCCGCTTCTTCAAGAAAGTCCAAGCCGCCAATCCCGGAGCCAATGATCACGCCAATGTCGTTGGCGTTTTCCGGGGAAATAATAAGGCCGGCGTCAGCAACCGCAAGCTTGGATGCGGCCACGGCGAATTGGATAAAACGAACCAAACGGCGGGCGTCTTTTTTGTCTAAATACTGGGACGGGTCAAAGTCTTTAACTTCAGCGGCGATCTTAATATCAAAACCGGTAGTGTCAAAGCGGGTGATCTTATCGATCCCATTCTTGCCGGCGATCAGGTTTTGCCAGAACAACTCCCTGCCGATACCGATGGGGGAGACAACCCCCAGTCCGGTAACTACGACCCTTGAAGAGGTCAAGGCTGCGCCTCTTTAAACTCTTTAACGATCTCGGCCACGATCTTAGCGGCCGGTTTAATGGTCCGGTCGGGGATCTTCCAGA encodes the following:
- the fabF gene encoding beta-ketoacyl-ACP synthase II, whose amino-acid sequence is MTSSRVVVTGLGVVSPIGIGRELFWQNLIAGKNGIDKITRFDTTGFDIKIAAEVKDFDPSQYLDKKDARRLVRFIQFAVAASKLAVADAGLIISPENANDIGVIIGSGIGGLDFLEEAARTLHEKGPSRISPFTVPFMIADMAAGYSSIVLGAKGPNSCVVTACASGTNSIGEAYKCIERGAAKAMLAGGSEASITPLGLASFTAAGALCPRNDEPQKASRPFDKERSGFVMGEGSGVVVLESLENAQARGAKIYAEVIGYGMSGDANHITAPAPGGEGAARAIMAALKDANIHPDQIDYINAHGTSTELNDKYETMAIKTAFGKHAMKLAISSNKSMIGHLLGASGAVEFVATVLSTQNDLAPPTVNYENPDPDCDLDYVPNQARKMTINTALSESFGFGGHNATLIVKKFVP